The Haloarcula sp. H-GB4 genome contains a region encoding:
- a CDS encoding UbiD family decarboxylase domain-containing protein produces MIPFTQYVRGLAGDDDLARLDGPFEVPIDVLAAEALRASGPALRFQRPTGIDLVSGVFSGPDQTQHREARPWSRLALGLGRDPDATLVDLLETISDLGPTGGNPEPTYAGQAASETAIEVQDLQLPQGETDTWPAVTLGVASISTADGTHWAPVHGSVVGGDTLRVRVPDALSTLVADGTTMTIALGVPPAAITTAYLLAVTEQTATPIQSCGVTGTVPLVPTNGGLVPSATEVVVETTVVDRQPDFRSDRREGWEYVVASGPLSLSVERVRATETPVIPISPVGRPLADDIQLTGLATAATLYHRVNNYWGISPVEWVMLPAEAELGICFVASDVLYGGFEWQLANILFSFSSLFDTVVIVDKDVPPQDFGRVLADVWLKSHPARDWTFSEPDAPAATRPHYRRDNETGSRLYVNAAWDPRWKETYIAPRVTFKNSFPDSVREVARVLWDEPHTGPEDTTESGSPY; encoded by the coding sequence GTGATACCGTTCACGCAGTACGTCCGCGGACTGGCTGGCGACGACGACCTCGCCCGACTTGACGGCCCATTCGAGGTCCCGATTGACGTGCTTGCGGCGGAGGCCCTCCGCGCAAGTGGGCCGGCGCTTCGGTTCCAGCGACCCACGGGCATAGATCTAGTTAGCGGTGTGTTTAGCGGCCCGGACCAGACACAGCACCGCGAGGCTCGGCCGTGGTCGCGACTGGCGCTCGGCCTCGGACGTGATCCGGACGCCACGCTCGTTGATCTGCTAGAGACAATCAGTGATCTCGGTCCAACCGGCGGGAATCCGGAGCCGACATATGCGGGGCAGGCGGCCTCGGAGACAGCCATCGAGGTACAGGACCTGCAGCTCCCCCAGGGCGAAACCGACACGTGGCCCGCAGTGACGCTTGGTGTCGCATCGATCTCAACCGCTGACGGCACACACTGGGCACCGGTTCACGGCTCGGTTGTCGGCGGCGACACGCTCAGAGTACGCGTCCCGGACGCGCTGTCGACGCTTGTTGCTGACGGGACCACGATGACGATAGCGCTTGGCGTGCCGCCGGCGGCGATTACGACGGCATACCTGCTCGCGGTCACTGAGCAAACTGCCACGCCGATCCAGTCCTGTGGGGTAACTGGAACTGTCCCGCTTGTCCCGACCAACGGCGGACTCGTCCCGAGTGCGACGGAGGTCGTCGTCGAGACAACGGTTGTGGACCGCCAACCTGACTTCCGCTCCGACCGCCGAGAAGGCTGGGAGTACGTCGTTGCGAGCGGGCCGCTCTCGCTGTCGGTCGAGCGCGTTCGCGCTACTGAAACTCCAGTCATCCCCATCTCCCCGGTCGGCCGCCCACTCGCGGATGATATCCAACTCACAGGGCTTGCGACCGCCGCAACGCTCTATCACCGGGTCAACAACTACTGGGGCATCTCACCAGTCGAATGGGTCATGTTACCAGCAGAGGCTGAGCTCGGTATCTGTTTCGTGGCTAGTGACGTGCTGTATGGTGGCTTCGAGTGGCAGCTTGCGAATATCCTCTTTTCGTTCTCATCGCTTTTCGACACTGTGGTTATCGTCGACAAAGACGTTCCGCCGCAGGATTTCGGCCGCGTCCTGGCCGACGTCTGGCTAAAATCTCATCCGGCTCGCGACTGGACGTTCAGCGAACCGGACGCACCGGCGGCGACACGGCCGCACTATCGACGGGACAACGAAACCGGTTCGCGTCTGTACGTGAACGCGGCATGGGACCCGCGCTGGAAGGAAACGTACATCGCGCCCCGAGTCACGTTCAAGAACTCCTTTCCGGACAGCGTCCGCGAAGTGGCGCGCGTTTTGTGGGACGAACCCCACACCGGTCCCGAAGACACGACTGAAAGCGGCTCACCCTACTGA
- a CDS encoding UbiD family decarboxylase, which produces MAVNSLREYLDLLDTTGWLRSFDQPVSWDLEASAATMLANIRDGPIPVFESIAGIETESKLVGDPYRGSQTRPWDHFAQALGFPSGLSGRTYYDRVIDRLNAPKAPQTVANRRAPCKETVRTGNEVDLLSFPWPYIHEGDGGRYSNHHTIVAPDPDTEWGTWSSHRMMIHDSSQASLLLLAGEQVPNRYYYDYEPRDEPMPVAVVIGAEPTVESTADMWIPTGRSEAAFAGGLKNAPVELVQCETNDLYVPATAELVLEGHVRPNDRLDEGPFGDYFGYMNGPRRSMPVFEVDAITHRHEPRLPFCVEGSGVGYGQNSTSTLRLVAAGPDATVGLRAAGFDVAMAVPWRFTSRTVWVIATDRPYPGYLHELANFIFTTWGMLHIDFFVFVDAAVDPLDPRAVLTAIALEADPDADFHQFGVERMPKVPLNIYQTPDEKGSADVGTSKAKTAKAYIDATTDGDATDTTATTETRKRAQERLVEAGLNSARFDRLDEREGKSQ; this is translated from the coding sequence ATGGCCGTCAATTCGCTCCGCGAGTATCTCGATTTGCTCGACACGACTGGCTGGCTTCGGTCCTTCGACCAACCGGTGTCGTGGGACCTCGAAGCAAGTGCAGCCACAATGCTTGCCAACATCCGTGACGGCCCGATTCCGGTGTTCGAGTCCATCGCAGGGATAGAGACGGAGTCGAAACTGGTTGGCGACCCGTACCGCGGCTCCCAGACTCGTCCCTGGGATCACTTCGCTCAAGCGCTGGGATTCCCAAGTGGCCTTTCAGGCCGTACATACTACGATCGAGTGATTGATCGCCTCAACGCGCCGAAAGCGCCCCAGACCGTCGCAAATCGAAGGGCACCCTGTAAAGAAACAGTGCGGACGGGCAACGAGGTCGACCTCCTCTCGTTCCCGTGGCCGTATATCCATGAGGGCGACGGGGGGCGGTACTCGAATCACCACACCATCGTCGCACCGGACCCCGACACAGAGTGGGGGACTTGGTCGAGCCATCGAATGATGATCCACGACAGCTCTCAGGCCAGTCTGTTGCTACTGGCCGGTGAGCAGGTACCCAACCGCTACTACTACGACTACGAACCGCGGGACGAACCGATGCCAGTCGCGGTCGTTATCGGTGCGGAACCCACCGTCGAGAGTACTGCAGACATGTGGATCCCGACGGGGCGGAGCGAAGCGGCCTTCGCTGGCGGCTTGAAAAACGCGCCTGTGGAGCTTGTCCAGTGCGAAACCAATGATCTGTACGTCCCGGCGACGGCCGAGCTAGTGCTTGAAGGCCACGTTCGGCCTAACGACCGCCTAGATGAGGGACCGTTCGGAGACTACTTCGGATATATGAACGGCCCGCGGCGCTCCATGCCGGTGTTTGAGGTCGATGCGATCACCCACCGCCACGAACCGCGGCTACCGTTTTGCGTCGAGGGGAGCGGTGTCGGATACGGGCAGAACTCGACCAGTACGCTTCGGCTCGTCGCAGCCGGTCCCGACGCGACTGTCGGGCTCCGAGCCGCCGGGTTCGACGTTGCGATGGCGGTCCCATGGCGATTCACCTCCCGCACTGTCTGGGTCATCGCGACGGACCGACCGTATCCGGGGTATCTCCACGAACTGGCGAACTTTATTTTCACGACGTGGGGGATGCTCCACATCGACTTCTTCGTGTTTGTCGACGCTGCTGTCGACCCGCTCGATCCACGGGCAGTCTTGACAGCTATCGCGCTTGAGGCCGATCCAGACGCCGACTTCCACCAGTTCGGCGTCGAGCGGATGCCGAAAGTCCCGCTCAACATCTACCAGACGCCCGATGAGAAGGGAAGTGCAGATGTGGGAACGTCGAAGGCGAAGACGGCCAAAGCCTACATCGACGCAACGACCGACGGTGACGCGACGGACACGACGGCGACCACAGAAACACGGAAGCGAGCTCAGGAGCGGCTGGTCGAAGCGGGACTAAACTCTGCGCGGTTCGACCGGCTTGACGAGCGGGAGGGGAAATCACAGTGA